The Arenibacter algicola region TCATCTTTTACGTAGACTATGATTAAAACAGGCTCTAATCGAATGTTAAATAAACTTAGTGTAGAGTGCTTTATAGTTGCAAATACATAGTTCCCAGTGTTTTTGCTTTTTGTGCTTTTAAGCTGCACGGAAAAGTTTAAACCGGTAACCTCACCATGTGATACCAGATTGACTATATAATCGATTCCATAGTCATGTTCTGGTTTATCAATGTACCATTCATTTGGAATACAGTTCGCAAAATATTTGTTTGATTCTGTCTCTAAAATGTGGGTTTCGTGTCGATTTGGTAAACTTGTGCTCATATTAGCTGATAAAAATTAACATCCATTAGCGAATATCGGTTTTTATAAATTCTCTTTCAAAAAGCTCTTTTCTTCTCTCATAAACTAGTTTCCAACTTTCAATCCCTTCGTATTCAAGAATACCATTTAAAAAACCCTCCTCTATTATTTTAGGCTTAAAAAGATTAAGGCGTGGTATGACAAATTTGAACATATTTTCAAGTTGATTTATTAATCGAATATTGTCAATCTCCAAAATTTCATAGAGTTCTTGGAGCTTTTCCTTAGAAAAGGAAAAAAGTCCTATAGGTAACATTTCGATACTGTAAATGTCAGTAGTTAACAATTCTTGTCTTTTCAGATCTTTTTTATCAAGAGCGGCAACTTTATCCATATACTTTTTCACTTCTTTAATCGTATCCTCATATTTTTTTTTAGATTCATCATAGAACTCAGTAAGCCTTCTTTGCTTTGTATTTCCCTTTTTTAAAAGGTCAAACCTTCTCTTAAAATCCCTTAGCTCATAAAGTTCTAAAATACCTTCTATTTCATTTCTCAAATTTTGAGATTCATTTTTTCTCTTTAGAAATTCTAACATTTCAAACTCAACCGTCATGCAGACTACTTGATTTTCTACGTGTCCAATCTGCTTATATTTGAGTTTGATTTTTCTAATCTCGTTTAATAAGAACTTGATTTTTTTTAGATGAGATCCTTTCGTTCCACCAATAATGGCATCAATAAGAAAAGACTCAAAGTGATAGTTTATCCTATGGGTATCTAGTAGCCAATAATTAAAATAATCTTTATCCTCGATTATCTTTTTTACCGTAGTTTCATGAAAAGATTGAATTGCGTCAAGTTGGTTTAATATTTCTTGTCCAGCGTCTATTACATGTTGGTTATATACCTCCTTACTTAATAACATAGAATTTTGAAGGCTTCGAATATTAAGGTCCAGAGACCAGTATTTATAGTATTCGGTATTCGCTAAATTTATTATAGTATTTGGCACATCCTGTTTATCCAAGATTTTATCTGATTCTCTTTTATAGGCTTGTAATGAGTAATTGTCAAGGCTATCGGTATGTTTCCTCCCTAACTTATCAATTTCGATATAATATTGAATGAAACTAGATTCTTCTATCGAATCCATTACTTCTGCATATTCTTGACTATCTAGAAGTCCCAAAGAATATTTTACTGCTGCCGTAAAATATTGATGAAGGCTTAAATCTTCCTTATCAAGTTTTTCCAAATATTTCCCTGTTTCTTTTAGGTTTGCAAGGGCTGACAGCATATTACCGGTATTATAATGCGCTATTGCTAAGACGAGATTGAACTTAGGTCGCTTAGAGTAGACACTTTTTGAGATGATATTTGATCCGTTAATAACAAGTTTAGAATTACCTTCATTAATTAGTCCTAATCCAAATTGCTCTAACTTATCTCTTATTTCATTTTCTGAATAAAAGTTCAATTTTTTATCGGTGATGGATATTTTTCCAAAATTATCTTTTGTGGAGAGTGCTATTTTTTCATTAAGCTTTCTAAAATTTTTACCATAAATTAAGACTCCTTGATAAATACCTTCCAACACTTCTTTGTTGACTTTACTTTTAAATCTTAAGGTGTTTGTTAATTGAGCATCCCATGCTTTCGTCTTGCTCTCCATAGTTTTTAAAAAATCACTCATATTTGAGTAATAAAATTCTTCCGATTTTTTATGATATAAAATATAATA contains the following coding sequences:
- a CDS encoding DUF4365 domain-containing protein, which encodes MTDFLDGMKLPQGNEQEELEQLSKDKLRPLFDLRKFQIREEIYRDKGIDLDIELKYNGKHTNFRFIIQLKATDSIEANSDGSYSKSIDTANIQYLLNSGKPSYYILYHKKSEEFYYSNMSDFLKTMESKTKAWDAQLTNTLRFKSKVNKEVLEGIYQGVLIYGKNFRKLNEKIALSTKDNFGKISITDKKLNFYSENEIRDKLEQFGLGLINEGNSKLVINGSNIISKSVYSKRPKFNLVLAIAHYNTGNMLSALANLKETGKYLEKLDKEDLSLHQYFTAAVKYSLGLLDSQEYAEVMDSIEESSFIQYYIEIDKLGRKHTDSLDNYSLQAYKRESDKILDKQDVPNTIINLANTEYYKYWSLDLNIRSLQNSMLLSKEVYNQHVIDAGQEILNQLDAIQSFHETTVKKIIEDKDYFNYWLLDTHRINYHFESFLIDAIIGGTKGSHLKKIKFLLNEIRKIKLKYKQIGHVENQVVCMTVEFEMLEFLKRKNESQNLRNEIEGILELYELRDFKRRFDLLKKGNTKQRRLTEFYDESKKKYEDTIKEVKKYMDKVAALDKKDLKRQELLTTDIYSIEMLPIGLFSFSKEKLQELYEILEIDNIRLINQLENMFKFVIPRLNLFKPKIIEEGFLNGILEYEGIESWKLVYERRKELFEREFIKTDIR